A window of Ranitomeya variabilis isolate aRanVar5 chromosome 2, aRanVar5.hap1, whole genome shotgun sequence contains these coding sequences:
- the LOC143806158 gene encoding HLA class II histocompatibility antigen, DM beta chain isoform X2, with protein MKGSIAGLLLVYGAISLPVTGYVMQEISLCSYGDDEKGNATFQYVFAFNHQYILGYDSKANMFLPYQSIEQMKAVVREFTKEFNTNPDMLNYVKNEEKRCKNEIKTFWKETVERRVRPSMEVFVPDENTDNLPLLICFVWGFYPENIIVSWIKNNETVVKTEDQAVQTGEWTYQLVSILDLRDSLPEDKYTCKVEHQSLREPMTTTWKAGLTSNQIIKISVSSVVFALGLISMMAGVVWWKNAKKSGYTPIPGYNDVN; from the exons ATGAAAGGGTCGATAGCGGGGCTGCTGCTGGTATATGGGGCCATATCCCTCCCTGTAACAG GTTACGTCATGCAGGAGATTTCACTCTGCAGCTATGGAGATGATGAGAAAGGAAATGCTACGTTTCAGTATGTTTTTGCTTTCAATCACCAGTATATACTGGGATATGACAGCAAGGCAAATATGTTTCTGCCTTATCAATCTATCGAACAGATGAAGGCAGTAGTGAGAGAATTTACAAAGGAATTCAACACTAATCCTGACATGTTAAATTATGTGAAAAATGAGGAGAAAAGGTGCAAAAACGAAATAAAGACGTTCTGGAAGGAGACAGTGGAAAGACGCG TGAGACCATCTATGGAGGTGTTTGTTCCTGATGAGAATACGGACAATCTCCCGTTACTAATCTGCTTTGTTTGGGGCTTTTACCCTGAAAATATTATTGTGTCCTGGATTAAAAATAATGAGACTGTGGTTAAGACTGAAGATCAGGCGGTGCAAACCGGGGAATGGACCTACCAGCTGGTATCCATTCTGGATCTGAGGGACTCTCTTCCTGAAGATAAATATACTTGTAAGGTGGAACATCAGAGCCTACGTGAGCCCATGACAACAACCTGGA AAGCCGGTTTGACCTCCAATCAGATCATTAAGATCAGCGTTTCCTCTGTGGTCTTCGCCCTGGGACTGATCTCCATGATGGCAGGAGTTGTGTGGTGGAAGAACGCCAAGAAGAGCG GTTACACTCCAATCCCAGGATATAATGATGTAAACTGA
- the LOC143806158 gene encoding HLA class II histocompatibility antigen, DM beta chain isoform X1, translating into MKGSIAGLLLVYGAISLPVTGYVMQEISLCSYGDDEKGNATFQYVFAFNHQYILGYDSKANMFLPYQSIEQMKAVVREFTKEFNTNPDMLNYVKNEEKRCKNEIKTFWKETVERRVRPSMEVFVPDENTDNLPLLICFVWGFYPENIIVSWIKNNETVVKTEDQAVQTGEWTYQLVSILDLRDSLPEDKYTCKVEHQSLREPMTTTWKAGLTSNQIIKISVSSVVFALGLISMMAGVVWWKNAKKSDDCHFLPTIFRPWRHIFAPCLPFSLISLSREGSITSNSASSLISCQSQSLVDEERDLGEDSETDSMDGRLIVGTEPLAPFHQGCALSAVPNLDDDDGAIRRCPD; encoded by the exons ATGAAAGGGTCGATAGCGGGGCTGCTGCTGGTATATGGGGCCATATCCCTCCCTGTAACAG GTTACGTCATGCAGGAGATTTCACTCTGCAGCTATGGAGATGATGAGAAAGGAAATGCTACGTTTCAGTATGTTTTTGCTTTCAATCACCAGTATATACTGGGATATGACAGCAAGGCAAATATGTTTCTGCCTTATCAATCTATCGAACAGATGAAGGCAGTAGTGAGAGAATTTACAAAGGAATTCAACACTAATCCTGACATGTTAAATTATGTGAAAAATGAGGAGAAAAGGTGCAAAAACGAAATAAAGACGTTCTGGAAGGAGACAGTGGAAAGACGCG TGAGACCATCTATGGAGGTGTTTGTTCCTGATGAGAATACGGACAATCTCCCGTTACTAATCTGCTTTGTTTGGGGCTTTTACCCTGAAAATATTATTGTGTCCTGGATTAAAAATAATGAGACTGTGGTTAAGACTGAAGATCAGGCGGTGCAAACCGGGGAATGGACCTACCAGCTGGTATCCATTCTGGATCTGAGGGACTCTCTTCCTGAAGATAAATATACTTGTAAGGTGGAACATCAGAGCCTACGTGAGCCCATGACAACAACCTGGA AAGCCGGTTTGACCTCCAATCAGATCATTAAGATCAGCGTTTCCTCTGTGGTCTTCGCCCTGGGACTGATCTCCATGATGGCAGGAGTTGTGTGGTGGAAGAACGCCAAGAAGAGCG ATGACTGTCACTTCTTACCCACCATTTTCCGTCCTTGGCGTCACATATTTGCACCATGTTTGCCTTTCTCATTAATTTCCTTAAGCAGAGAGGGGTCCATCACTAGCAACAGCGCATCATCATTAATTTCCTGTCAATCACAGTCACTCGTGGATGAAGAGAGGGATCTTGGAGAAGACAGTGAGACAGACTCTATGGATGGGCGGCTTATAGTAGGGACTGAGCCCCTTGCGCCCTTTCACCAGGGGTGTGCACTTAGCGCTGTACCAAACctggatgatgatgatggtgctatcCGCCGCTGCCCTGATTAA